One region of Niallia sp. Man26 genomic DNA includes:
- a CDS encoding DUF4097 family beta strand repeat-containing protein: MNKRKLLWAGAVLLVIGLIGSLATYKQSAEKFDLNERKVIESNNFEHVEISADNAAIEIHPIQESSAYVQLSGTKRGNRELNYSAEVESNKLKVILKEKGHQLIPMSLFGDSELSLDLYLPEKQYASMIADIKNGRIKMTELSSREVVLHTANGRLELANITAETVKADSSNGRIQLDNVSGEIDGKTINGRIELNASALNQDIQLQTNNGEISITAEKEPENANISAETDNGDIEIFKQANSNVIFGDGEYKIRLKTNNGDIEVN, encoded by the coding sequence ATGAACAAACGAAAGTTACTGTGGGCTGGAGCAGTTTTGCTTGTGATTGGACTGATTGGCAGTCTAGCCACCTATAAACAAAGTGCAGAAAAATTTGATTTGAATGAAAGAAAAGTAATAGAAAGCAATAACTTTGAGCATGTGGAAATTTCAGCAGATAACGCTGCAATTGAAATTCATCCAATACAAGAGTCTTCAGCTTATGTTCAGCTATCGGGAACAAAAAGAGGAAATAGAGAATTGAATTATTCAGCAGAAGTTGAAAGCAATAAACTTAAAGTGATATTAAAGGAAAAAGGACATCAGCTTATTCCAATGAGCTTATTTGGGGACAGTGAGCTTAGCTTAGATTTGTACTTGCCGGAGAAACAATATGCCAGCATGATAGCAGATATTAAAAACGGCAGGATAAAAATGACAGAGTTGTCTTCAAGAGAAGTTGTGCTCCATACAGCAAACGGCCGTCTGGAATTGGCAAATATAACTGCAGAAACAGTTAAGGCAGACTCTTCTAATGGAAGAATTCAGTTGGATAATGTCTCAGGGGAAATCGATGGAAAAACAATCAATGGAAGAATTGAATTGAACGCAAGCGCATTAAATCAGGATATACAATTACAAACAAACAACGGCGAAATCTCCATAACAGCAGAGAAGGAACCAGAAAATGCTAACATAAGTGCAGAAACAGATAATGGGGATATTGAAATTTTTAAGCAAGCCAAT
- a CDS encoding Lrp/AsnC family transcriptional regulator, which translates to MESIVHKVLDSVDITLLDLLQKNAAISNAELAKLVNLSPPATHARIKRLEKEGFIERHVAILNHKKLGFDLLCYIFISTNIHQEEAIAELEGVLSSMEEILECHCLTGEYDYLLKVANKDTGGLESFIKKLNKLGISKINTSLALREIKSSTVLPI; encoded by the coding sequence ATGGAATCCATTGTTCATAAAGTGCTCGATTCGGTTGATATTACTTTATTAGATTTATTGCAAAAAAACGCCGCTATTTCCAACGCCGAGCTTGCTAAACTCGTTAATTTATCTCCTCCAGCCACACATGCCCGCATTAAGCGACTTGAAAAGGAGGGATTTATCGAGAGGCATGTGGCAATCTTGAATCATAAAAAATTAGGGTTTGATTTGTTATGCTATATTTTCATTTCGACTAATATCCACCAAGAGGAAGCTATTGCAGAGCTTGAAGGTGTGTTAAGCAGTATGGAGGAAATATTGGAATGTCATTGTTTAACAGGAGAGTATGACTATTTGTTGAAGGTTGCCAATAAAGATACAGGTGGATTAGAGAGCTTTATCAAGAAGCTGAATAAACTTGGCATCTCCAAAATAAATACCAGCCTTGCCCTAAGAGAAATAAAATCCTCTACGGTCCTGCCGATTTGA
- a CDS encoding metal-dependent hydrolase, which yields MMKITYHGQSTIVIEANGKSLIIDPFISGNPAAKVKVDDIKVDAVLLTHAHGDHILDAAPISKANNAPIVAIPELAAYMSWQGAETIGMNIGGTLDLQFAKAKMTHAFHSSGIIDEENKNILYGGMPAGFVIEAEGKTILHAGDTGLFGDMKIIGDRHDIDIAFLPIGDHYTMGPEDAVLAAEWYKADLIIPIHYNTFPAIEQDGDAFVKALKDRGIKGKVLQIGESIEL from the coding sequence ATGATGAAGATTACCTATCACGGACAATCAACTATTGTAATTGAAGCAAATGGAAAATCACTTATTATTGATCCTTTCATCAGTGGAAACCCAGCAGCTAAAGTGAAAGTGGATGATATTAAGGTTGATGCTGTGCTATTAACACATGCTCATGGAGATCATATTCTAGATGCAGCACCAATCTCCAAAGCAAATAATGCACCAATTGTTGCTATACCTGAATTGGCTGCATACATGTCCTGGCAAGGCGCCGAGACAATCGGAATGAATATTGGCGGCACATTAGATTTACAGTTTGCCAAAGCGAAGATGACACATGCATTTCACAGCTCTGGTATCATTGATGAAGAAAACAAAAATATTCTTTATGGCGGCATGCCTGCTGGATTCGTCATTGAGGCAGAAGGAAAAACGATTCTTCATGCTGGTGACACAGGCCTTTTTGGAGACATGAAGATTATTGGCGACAGACATGATATCGATATCGCATTCCTCCCAATTGGCGATCACTATACAATGGGACCTGAAGATGCTGTGCTGGCTGCAGAATGGTATAAAGCGGATTTAATCATACCTATCCATTACAATACTTTCCCAGCTATCGAACAAGATGGAGATGCCTTCGTAAAGGCGCTAAAAGACCGCGGTATTAAAGGCAAAGTCCTTCAGATTGGTGAAAGCATCGAATTGTAA
- a CDS encoding sigma factor-like helix-turn-helix DNA-binding protein, translating to MCEESVNGLKRFIEENKEFMGNTIVQGFLREKGHFKLFADAVCYPSKENKENLDEAFKKYYFTIRFTSYISSSIHFSTLNFHRKQRLYANRYPLLLDAETEDGRTHKDRMEDRNANLEAYAEREGIRESISEYIADPLLYDAIQSLSDSQKTVLYFAYIKKLNDTEIAEVIQKSQQYVSKCHQKALQRIYSYMAQKKEDYRR from the coding sequence ATGTGTGAGGAATCTGTTAATGGATTGAAAAGGTTTATAGAAGAGAACAAAGAATTTATGGGAAATACAATTGTACAAGGTTTTTTACGGGAAAAGGGTCATTTTAAGCTGTTTGCCGACGCTGTTTGTTATCCTTCTAAAGAAAACAAAGAAAATTTAGATGAAGCGTTTAAAAAGTATTATTTTACGATCCGGTTCACGTCCTATATCTCCTCTTCCATACATTTTAGCACATTAAATTTTCATAGGAAGCAAAGGCTCTATGCAAACAGATATCCTTTGTTATTGGACGCTGAAACAGAAGATGGTAGGACGCATAAAGACAGAATGGAAGATAGGAATGCTAATTTGGAAGCATATGCAGAAAGGGAGGGAATTCGGGAAAGCATTTCTGAATATATAGCTGATCCTTTACTTTATGATGCAATACAATCACTGTCTGACTCCCAAAAGACCGTTCTCTATTTTGCTTATATTAAGAAGCTCAATGATACAGAGATAGCGGAGGTGATCCAAAAAAGCCAGCAATATGTGTCGAAGTGCCATCAAAAAGCTTTGCAAAGGATATACAGCTATATGGCCCAAAAAAAGGAGGATTATAGACGATGA
- a CDS encoding rhodanese-related sulfurtransferase: MSEKPYRVLLYYKYATIENPEEFTSEHLAFCKELGLLGRILVSSEGINGTVSGTVEQTDKYIEAMRKDPRFADTVFKIDEEEGHAFKKMHVRHKKELVNLSLEDDVNPLELTGNHLKPAEWLEQMQDPNAVIIDARNDYEFDLGHFRGAIKPEIETFRELPQWIQDNREMLEGKKILTYCTGGVRCEKFSGWLKREGFDDVSQLDGGIVTYGKDPEVQGKLWDGQCYVFDQRISVPVNRVENVVVGKDYFTGEPCERYVNCANPECNRKILCSPENEEKFMKSCSHECRTHSRNLYVKAHDLTPEQVEARVKEIAEWEANHAGNLA; the protein is encoded by the coding sequence ATGAGCGAAAAACCATATAGAGTACTTCTTTACTATAAATATGCAACTATTGAGAACCCAGAAGAATTCACTAGCGAACATTTAGCTTTTTGTAAGGAGCTAGGTTTGTTGGGACGTATTCTTGTATCATCAGAAGGAATTAATGGTACAGTATCTGGTACAGTTGAACAGACTGATAAGTATATCGAGGCAATGAGAAAAGACCCTCGTTTTGCAGACACTGTCTTTAAAATAGACGAAGAAGAGGGACATGCTTTCAAGAAAATGCATGTGCGTCATAAAAAAGAATTGGTAAACTTAAGTCTTGAAGATGATGTTAATCCGTTGGAGTTAACTGGAAACCATCTAAAACCAGCTGAGTGGCTGGAACAAATGCAGGATCCTAATGCCGTAATTATTGATGCCCGCAATGACTATGAGTTTGACTTAGGTCATTTCAGAGGAGCAATTAAACCTGAAATTGAAACATTCCGGGAATTACCTCAATGGATTCAAGACAACCGTGAAATGCTAGAAGGAAAGAAAATCCTGACTTATTGCACAGGCGGCGTGCGTTGTGAGAAATTCTCAGGCTGGCTTAAGCGCGAAGGCTTTGATGATGTATCACAGCTTGACGGTGGTATCGTAACATACGGTAAAGATCCAGAGGTGCAAGGTAAGCTTTGGGATGGCCAATGCTATGTATTCGACCAACGAATTAGTGTTCCAGTTAACAGAGTCGAGAATGTAGTAGTAGGTAAAGACTACTTTACTGGTGAACCATGTGAGCGTTATGTGAACTGTGCAAACCCAGAATGCAACAGAAAAATTCTTTGCTCACCTGAAAATGAAGAGAAGTTCATGAAGAGCTGCAGTCATGAGTGCCGTACACATTCAAGAAACCTTTATGTAAAAGCACATGACCTTACACCAGAACAAGTGGAAGCAAGAGTGAAAGAAATTGCTGAGTGGGAAGCAAACCATGCTGGCAATTTAGCTTAA
- a CDS encoding YvrJ family protein: MSIGDLTQWMTIVSNYAFPVSVSIYLLLRIDKKLERLGKELTKRTEEGKENG, encoded by the coding sequence ATGAGTATTGGAGACTTGACGCAATGGATGACAATTGTAAGCAATTACGCATTTCCGGTGAGTGTTTCTATATATCTGTTATTAAGAATTGATAAAAAGCTTGAACGGTTGGGAAAAGAGCTGACAAAAAGGACGGAAGAAGGAAAGGAAAATGGATGA
- a CDS encoding DUF1700 domain-containing protein produces MNKDQFIKELSVLLKDLNGKEKQEILHDYEEHFQFGIEEGKAENEIAASLGSPKLLAKEILANYHLENAKGAQTAGNVMRAVWAVIGLSFFNIIIVLGPFIALVGVILAGWAVSIAGISTPLLVLLNNLFGSSFDLFEWFLSFVYCGAGLLLFVGMQWITKWFMHGFVRYISFNTALVKGGIK; encoded by the coding sequence ATGAATAAAGATCAATTTATAAAGGAACTGTCTGTGTTACTGAAGGATTTAAATGGTAAGGAAAAACAAGAGATATTGCATGATTACGAGGAGCATTTCCAATTTGGAATCGAAGAAGGCAAAGCAGAGAACGAGATTGCTGCTTCTTTAGGATCACCAAAATTGCTGGCAAAAGAAATACTTGCCAATTACCACCTTGAAAATGCTAAGGGTGCTCAAACAGCTGGAAATGTTATGCGGGCAGTATGGGCGGTGATTGGGTTGAGCTTCTTTAATATCATCATTGTGTTAGGTCCGTTTATTGCGCTTGTTGGTGTTATATTAGCTGGCTGGGCTGTTAGCATTGCCGGCATCAGTACTCCGCTTCTCGTTCTTCTTAACAATCTTTTTGGAAGTTCCTTTGATCTTTTTGAATGGTTTTTATCCTTTGTCTACTGTGGAGCTGGTTTATTGCTATTTGTAGGGATGCAATGGATAACAAAATGGTTTATGCACGGCTTTGTCCGTTATATTTCATTCAATACAGCATTAGTTAAAGGAGGCATCAAGTAA
- a CDS encoding PadR family transcriptional regulator: MNVQFKKGVLELCVLVLLDKQDRYGYELVQKISDQIEISEGSVYPLLRRLTKEEYFSTYLQESTEGPPRKYYKLTEKGREYLQTLLSEWQQFRDGVDTLIKEGASDE; encoded by the coding sequence TTGAACGTCCAATTTAAAAAGGGAGTCCTTGAGCTTTGTGTTCTTGTTCTGCTTGATAAACAAGACAGGTACGGATATGAGCTTGTTCAAAAAATTTCTGATCAGATCGAAATATCAGAAGGCTCTGTTTACCCGCTGTTAAGAAGGTTGACGAAAGAAGAATACTTTTCAACCTACCTCCAAGAATCTACAGAAGGCCCTCCAAGAAAATATTACAAGCTTACTGAAAAAGGCAGGGAATATCTCCAAACATTACTTAGTGAATGGCAACAATTCAGAGACGGTGTTGATACTTTAATTAAAGAAGGTGCTAGTGATGAATAA
- a CDS encoding helix-turn-helix domain-containing protein translates to MMATLYSLVKESKINKDALEEVIEMFEPKLNKAVQYTSPNEQDDLSQELKMLLMKCIQLYDLDNIPGFWEFRDKINKIK, encoded by the coding sequence ATGATGGCCACATTATATTCATTAGTAAAAGAGTCGAAGATTAACAAGGATGCATTAGAAGAAGTGATAGAGATGTTTGAACCAAAGTTGAACAAAGCAGTCCAATATACTTCCCCTAATGAACAAGATGATCTCTCACAAGAATTGAAAATGCTGTTAATGAAATGCATTCAGCTATATGATTTAGATAATATCCCAGGCTTCTGGGAATTTAGAGACAAAATCAATAAAATCAAATAA
- a CDS encoding DMT family transporter has protein sequence MPYVFLLITSFLFGGNFVLGKFLVGHASPATLTSLRWALAVICLLPIIWKREQRLIPPKAALLPLFLMGLTGVAAFNLLQFQALEYTSASNVGLISTLNTISIALFSFLLLKEKINSWQMAAMLLSFSGVLVVLTEGSLSQLLDLRFNKGDLYMMGAVCIWGLYSVCSRWAMQKTSPLMATFFSGAIGVVLLLPFNAADFSITEFNVSFMVSILYTGVVSTVICMVLWNIGVQKLGATEAGLFLNFNPIFTAVLASVFLHEKWSWMQVIGSLVVILGCILFTKLKKPPQLTLKKSAIVINEEKSTNFVHGKK, from the coding sequence ATGCCGTATGTGTTTCTGTTGATCACAAGCTTTTTATTTGGAGGGAATTTTGTTTTAGGCAAATTTCTTGTTGGGCATGCTTCGCCTGCAACACTGACAAGCTTAAGGTGGGCGCTTGCTGTTATCTGTCTGTTGCCGATTATTTGGAAACGAGAACAAAGATTGATTCCGCCAAAAGCTGCATTGCTGCCTTTATTCCTTATGGGTCTGACAGGAGTAGCTGCTTTTAATCTATTGCAATTTCAGGCATTAGAATATACTTCAGCCAGCAATGTAGGTTTAATCTCAACATTAAATACAATCTCCATTGCGCTGTTTTCCTTTCTTTTATTGAAGGAAAAAATCAATAGCTGGCAAATGGCTGCCATGCTTTTGTCCTTCTCTGGAGTTCTTGTTGTACTAACAGAGGGTTCTTTAAGTCAGTTATTAGATTTACGCTTTAACAAAGGAGATTTATATATGATGGGAGCGGTATGCATTTGGGGGCTTTACTCTGTGTGCAGCAGGTGGGCAATGCAAAAAACATCACCGCTGATGGCCACCTTTTTTTCTGGAGCAATCGGTGTTGTTCTGCTCTTGCCATTTAATGCAGCTGATTTTTCAATCACAGAATTCAATGTTTCCTTCATGGTATCCATCCTTTATACCGGTGTTGTTTCAACAGTCATTTGTATGGTGCTTTGGAATATCGGCGTACAAAAACTCGGTGCTACAGAAGCAGGGCTGTTCCTTAATTTCAACCCAATCTTTACGGCTGTGCTGGCGTCTGTATTTTTGCATGAGAAATGGAGCTGGATGCAGGTTATAGGAAGCCTTGTCGTTATCCTGGGCTGTATTCTTTTTACGAAGCTTAAAAAGCCTCCACAGCTTACTTTAAAAAAGAGTGCGATAGTAATTAATGAAGAGAAATCGACAAATTTCGTCCATGGAAAAAAGTAG